The nucleotide window GTGAAAAACTTCCGCGTAAAGATACAGCTGTTGTTTCCGTATTTGGAAATTATGGTGAAAAGAAAGTGTCGCTGCGCCTAACCGAGGTGGACGGTCAACCAGTACCGGGCTCGTCAAACTTTATGACATACGAGGTGCAGTTAAAGCCCGGCAAACATAAGCTGAAATACTACGTATGGCATGATCTGCGCGTATCGAGTTGGAAAGAAGCCTATGTAGAAACCGAACATAATTTGCAGGTTGGTCATACCTACTTTCCCGATGTAGAAATTAAAGATGGACGACAAGCCAATGTGTGGATGGTGGATAAAGGCGAAAACTACCCCGTTGAATGTAACCACGGATTGTTGGCGTCAAACAAATACCCAAAAGAAAAATGTAAGTAATCTCTCCTTGTTGATTCATAACTCCTGCTAAATGTTTACTCCTCTCCCTGTGCGGGAGAGGGGTATGGCTGACAATTTTTTAGCGGCGTATTTCAAATATCAGATTAAAAGGTGTTTCTGTCGCGCGGCGAAAATGTGTAAAGCCTGCTTTGCGAAATACCTCTGCTAACCGCGCTTCACCGGCTTGTGCGCCGAGTACCATTTTTCCTCCCTCTGATATTGCATGTGCGCAACAAATGGTTGTTGAACCGGCGTAATAGAGGCGGGAGATTGGTGAAAGATTTTCCTCGAGGTGATCCTTTGCAAAAGGTTCTACCAACATGATGGTGCCACCAGGTGCAAGCGTTTTTGCTGCATATTGAACGGCTGCAATTGGATCGCCCATATCATGCAAACAATCAAAAAAACAAATCAGTTGGTATTGCTGATCAGGGTAGTTAACAGCGGTTGCAATATCAAAACTGACTTGCCCTTCGACGTCGGCAGTGCGTGCATTTTTTTGTGCTTGTTCAATGGAAGCTGGATGTGCGTCGTAACCAAAAAATTGTGATTTCGGAAATGCTTGCGCCATTAAAATGCTTGAATGGCCGTGGCCGCAACCTATATCGGCCACACGAATTCCTGCTTGTAGTTTTTCTACAATTCCGTTCAGTGTCGGAAGCCATTGTGCAACCAGGCTACCTCTGTATCCATTGCGATAAAACGCGGCTACACCGCAATGCAGGCGTGCATCATGCTCACCCCACGCAACACCTTTGCCGGTTTGAAATGCATTGATAGTTTTGTCTTCATCGAACCATAAGGATGCGGCTGCATTCCAGGCGTGAGGTATAAATACCGGGCTATTTTCGTCTGCCAGCACTAGCGCATGTTCTGGTGAAAGTTCGTAGGTGTCACTTATAGCGTGATAATCCAGATAACCACCGGCAGCTTGCGAATTTAACCATTCGCGCACATAACGCTCTGTACAATTTGAACGCGCAGCGACTTCACTCGCGCTAAGCGGCCCGGCTTTGGCCATGCATTTGTAGAGCCCGAGCTTATTGCCGATACTAACCATAACACCGCCGTAGGATGACGATAAATCGTTAACCGCGCGCATAACGAAGGCTTCCAGTTTTGTGTGGCTTAGCGAAGGTGCATTCATGAGATTGATTCCTTGAGTTGAGGGTTTACATTTCCCAGCCATCATCTCTGTAACCCGGCGTAGGATTAAGAGCTGGAATCACCTAAAATCGGTTCGTTTGTGCCACTTCCACTTTTTTGCATTTAAGGATTCAAGAATGAGCAACGATCTATTGCCTGGTGGAAAGGTCTATCGCGTCAGTCTATTGGTATTGCCGGATGCAGTAATTTCTACTGTGGCGGGTATTTACGATGTGATGAACAGCCTTGGTCTAATGGCTATCAAATCGGCCACGAGTGCTACAACATTTAAGGTGGACATAGTAGGCGAAATGGTTGGCCCGCTGGATTTGGTGAGTGGTGTTCCTTTTCATGTGCAGCGCTCAATTGATAGCGTCACTGAAACCGATATTGTTATTGTCCCGTCATTTTTATTGAGTAGCGGTTCATGGGAGAAAAATCGTTATCCCCGTTTAATTAACTGGCTGCGTTCAACGCATGCAAGCGGGGCGATTATTTGCTCTGCGTGTTCTGGTGTTTTTTTGTTGGCTGAAACTGGTCTGCTTGATAATAAAGACGCGACTGTGCACTTTAACTACGCCGATATTTTTGCGGCTACTTATCCCAAGGTAAGTATTTATCCTGAGCGTGTATTGGTCGTTTCGGGGCAGCACGAAGAATTAATTTCTTCTGGCGCGTCTATGAGCTGGCACGACTTGGTGTTGTATCTATTTGCGCGATTTATGGGGGCTACTCTTGCGCAAGAAGTTGCGCGCTTATTTGCTTTGCAGTGGCATCAAGATGGCCTCACGCCTTATATTGTATTTGAAGGTAAATTTGATCACGGTGATGCAGAAATCCAAATCGCTCAACAATGGTTGCAGTTGAATTTTTCGGTGGCGAATGCGGTTGATCAAATGATTACGCATTCGTCATTGGCCGAGCGTACTTTTAAGCGTCGCTTTACAGCGGCCACAGGTATAACGCCGATTGAATATGTTCAGCGCTTAAGAGTTGAAGACGCAAAGCGTCGTTTAGAGCGAACCAATACGTCAATTGATGAAATTAGTTGGCGAGTCGGCTATGAAGATGCTGCATTTTTTCGGCGTATATTCAAGCGAACTACAGGCCTTACTCCCGGCGCTTACCGCAAACGTTTTTGTATTCCGACCTTTGCGCGCTAGTAGTTAATTGAGCATCCCGATATTCATGAAGTTAAGGTTGAGGCAGTGCTTTAACCAAGGTTACTATAGTCTGCCAAACCAGACGGATATGATTAATTTTGTGCGGTCTACTAAACCCTGCTCGATCCCTGATCCTTTAATAAATAATGTGGAGTAATGAAGTGAATCTATCAACCTACTTGTTGTTCGAAGGAAACTGTAAACAAGCAATGGAATTGTACAAATCCATTTTTGGCGGCGAGCTTGGTATTTCTTTGGTGGGTGAAACGCCAATGAAGGATATGTTCCCCGAATTTATGCATAGTAGAGTGTTAAATGCGCGTTTGCAGTCAGCAGTGGTTGATATTTCCGCTTCAGACTGGTTGCGGCCATCAGAGCAATACGTGCAGGGAAATAACATGTCGCTTTATATTAGTGGCGGTAGCTTCGAAGAAACTGGAAGGATCTTTTCAGCGCTGTCAAACAATGCCGTTATAACAGATGCACTGGTGGAGCAATCCTTCGGGCTTTACGGTGCATTGAAAGATGAATTCGGAGTTTGTTGGAAGTTTCACGCAACTAAAAATTAAATCTACTTTTACCACG belongs to Cellvibrio zantedeschiae and includes:
- a CDS encoding class I SAM-dependent methyltransferase, yielding MNAPSLSHTKLEAFVMRAVNDLSSSYGGVMVSIGNKLGLYKCMAKAGPLSASEVAARSNCTERYVREWLNSQAAGGYLDYHAISDTYELSPEHALVLADENSPVFIPHAWNAAASLWFDEDKTINAFQTGKGVAWGEHDARLHCGVAAFYRNGYRGSLVAQWLPTLNGIVEKLQAGIRVADIGCGHGHSSILMAQAFPKSQFFGYDAHPASIEQAQKNARTADVEGQVSFDIATAVNYPDQQYQLICFFDCLHDMGDPIAAVQYAAKTLAPGGTIMLVEPFAKDHLEENLSPISRLYYAGSTTICCAHAISEGGKMVLGAQAGEARLAEVFRKAGFTHFRRATETPFNLIFEIRR
- a CDS encoding VOC family protein, which codes for MNLSTYLLFEGNCKQAMELYKSIFGGELGISLVGETPMKDMFPEFMHSRVLNARLQSAVVDISASDWLRPSEQYVQGNNMSLYISGGSFEETGRIFSALSNNAVITDALVEQSFGLYGALKDEFGVCWKFHATKN
- a CDS encoding GlxA family transcriptional regulator translates to MSNDLLPGGKVYRVSLLVLPDAVISTVAGIYDVMNSLGLMAIKSATSATTFKVDIVGEMVGPLDLVSGVPFHVQRSIDSVTETDIVIVPSFLLSSGSWEKNRYPRLINWLRSTHASGAIICSACSGVFLLAETGLLDNKDATVHFNYADIFAATYPKVSIYPERVLVVSGQHEELISSGASMSWHDLVLYLFARFMGATLAQEVARLFALQWHQDGLTPYIVFEGKFDHGDAEIQIAQQWLQLNFSVANAVDQMITHSSLAERTFKRRFTAATGITPIEYVQRLRVEDAKRRLERTNTSIDEISWRVGYEDAAFFRRIFKRTTGLTPGAYRKRFCIPTFAR